The Anoplopoma fimbria isolate UVic2021 breed Golden Eagle Sablefish chromosome 20, Afim_UVic_2022, whole genome shotgun sequence genome includes a window with the following:
- the rps27.2 gene encoding 40S ribosomal protein S27.2, translating to MPLAKDLLHPSCEEEKRTHKKKRLVQSPNSYFMDVKCPGCYKITTVFSHAQTVVLCVGCSTVLCQPTGGKARLTEGCSFRRKQH from the exons ATGCCT CTCGCAAAGGATCTGTTGCACCCGAGTTgcgaggaggagaagaggacacacaagaaaaaacGCCTTGTTCAGAGTCCAAATTCCTATTTTATGGACGTCAAATGTCCAG GCTGCTATAAGATCACCACAGTGTTCAGCCACGCTCAGACTGTAGTGCTGTGTGTCGGCTGTTCCACAGTCCTCTGCCAGCCGACAGGAGGGAAAGCTCGCCTCACAGAAG GGTGTTCATTTAGGAGGAAACAGCACTAG
- the rab13 gene encoding ras-related protein Rab-13, translated as MAKKYDFLYKLLLIGDSGVGKTCLIIRFAEDNFNSTYISTIGIDFKVKTIEVGGKKVKLQVWDTAGQERFKTITTAYYRGAMGIILVYDITDEKSFENIQNWMKSIQQNASAGVSQMLLGNKCDIEAKRKVSRETGEKLAKDHGIRFFETSAKSSINVEESFLSLAGDILQKSSKKPGPSGREVKITSSTEKKSSKCNIL; from the exons ATGGCGAAAAAGTATGATTTCCTTTACAAACTGTTGCTCATCGGGGACAGCGGAGTGGGCAAAACATGTTTGATCATTCGTTTTGCTGAGGACAATTTCAACTCCACGTACATTTCCACCATCG GCATCGACTTTAAAGTAAAGACCATTGAAGTGGGTGGAAAGAAAGTGAAACTACAAGTCTG GGACACAGCAGGACAAGAGAGGTTCAAGACCATCACAACAGCCTACTACAGAGGAGCCATG GGCATCATCCTGGTGTACGACATCACAGACGAGAAGTCCTTCGAGAACATCCAGAACTGGATGAAGAGCATCCAACAA AATGCATCAGCTGGGGTCAGTCAAATGTTACTAGGCAATAAGTGTGACATTGAAGCAAAGCGTAAAGTTTCCAGGGAGACGGGAGAGAAG TTGGCAAAAGATCACGGCATCAGGTTCTTTGAGACCAGTGCAAAGTCCAGCATTAACGTGGAGGAG tcttttctgtctttggcAGGCGACATACTACAGAAATCCAGCAAGAAACCA GGTCCCTCAGGCCGAGAGGTGAAAATCACAAGCAGTACAGAGAAAAAATCCTCCAAATGCAATATTCTCTAG
- the fam189b gene encoding protein ENTREP3, with product MPSPSDSSSVASASGSRGWSDSRRGMSGRGPGGARLLLYLGLCHLGLGAMVLAFSFTSMAFTSSARVRQSCPFWAGFFVVASGIVGIISWRRPLTLVVSLFMLLSAVCVILSLAGSMLSCQNAQMVKSMLTCQVENGLCVCCAPTHSCSITEEETLVLYLNADCHSVRNQLKDLLFSACGLSILSTIICTLSTVTCSIHIFSLDLVHLLAPHRSRSVNPECTTPQDAFLTNIMDFEEFVPPIPPPPYYPPEYTCSSETDAQSITYNGSMESPVPLYPTDCPPPYEAVMGQRAASQATVFDPHGTELSAERGTSTAFSGEVSMDSGSLLMSEIVDIPDDSSPSEDSCLMEVGLRTHGVRGHRNLSEGGDGGDGGEYISFRGPPSQTPESPLAGGPRARRFLRGERSNSCSSPSTATTTYRSPVLRRQAVLASSCSQLEAIGKSTYPQRSSIPELRVCPSTLSRQGATPTSSAPPISSSSAASEQSDGQGNGPLLLGQPLFLQRRAGKSGKDGESESRDSEGPLRLVRSHSEPGIGSSTDTVDFGSGGSKVSIDTGPSSEACLLPRPSLPPAEALPRKGSGKLAATGVQVPSKPPPTSPLHLPKDCHRSLGDLKGTRGLVARFLQRSKRNLSPSSEHAGSTGQGPKRSGFEVTATNHLPMEQVFLTPWSNSRGYPNHHNHPPHRRGHHHSHSDSRHNRHQGSLAPEGIHLRSCGDLSSSSTSSLRRLVTPHPPHGSSGALYSESAL from the exons ATGCCTTCACCGTCAGACTCCAGCAGCGTGGCCTCGGCCTCGGGGTCTCGAGGCTGGTCGGACAGCCGCAGGGGCATGTCAGGCCGGGGGCCTGGTGGGGCACGGCTACTCCTGTACCTAGGGCTGTGCCACCTGGGCCTGGGGGCCATGGTCCTGGCCTTCTCCTTCACCAGCATGGCCTTCACCTCCTCTGCCCGTGTGAGGCAGTCCTGTCCATTCTGGGCTGGCTTCTTT GTGGTGGCATCAGGGATAGTTGGGATAATCTCATGGAGGAGACCTCTGACGCTGGTG GTGTCACTGTTCATGCTGctgtctgcagtgtgtgtgatcCTCAGTCTGGCCGGCTCCATGCTCTCCTGTCAGAATGCACAGATGGTCAAGTCTATGCTCACCTGCCAG GTGGAGaatggtctgtgtgtgtgttgtgcgcCCACTCACTCCTGCtccatcacagaggaggagacccTGGTCCTGTACCTGAACGCTGACTGTCACTCAGTCAGAAATCAGCTGAAG GACCTTTTGTTCAGTGCATGTGGTCTCAGCATTCTCTCCACCATCATCTGTACTCTGTCCACTGTGACCTGCAGTATCCACATATTCTCTCTGGACCTTGTGCACCTG CTGGCCCCACATCGCTCTCGTTCAGTCAACCCAGAATGCACCACTCCTCAGGACGCCTTCCTGACCAACATCATGGACTTTGAGGAGTTTGTCCCACCTATCCCGCCGCCCCCCTACTACCCTCCTGAGTACACATGCAGCTCTGAAACAGACGCTCAGAG CATCACCTATAACGGCTCCATGGAGAGCCCCGTTCCTCTCTACCCCACTGACTGTCCCCCTCCTTATGAAGCTGTGATGGGACAAAGAGCTGCAAgccag GCAACAGTGTTTGACCCCCACGGCACAGAGctgtctgcagagagaggaacTTCTACTGCCTTCAGCGGAGAAG TGTCCATGGACAGTGGATCTTTGTTGATGTCAGAGATTGTGGACATCCCTGATGATTCCTCCCCCTCTGAGGATTCCTGTCTGATGGAGGTTGGGCTGAGGACCCACGGGGTGAGGGGCCACAGGAACCTTAGCGAGGGGGGAGACGGAGGAGACGGCGGGGAGTACATCAGCTTTCGTGGTCCGCCATCTCAGACACCAGAGAGTCCTCTGGCGGGAGGACCGAGAGCCAGGCGCTTCCTCAGAGGAGAGAGGTCCAACTCCTGCTCCTCCCCCAGCACAGCGACCACCACATATAG GTCTCCAGTATTGCGACGGCAGGCGGTGCTAGCTAGTAGCTGTTCCCAGCTGGAAGCAATAGGGAAATCCACGTATCCACAGCGATCCTCCATCCCAGAGCTTCGAGTTTGCCCCTCCACTCTCTCACGCCAAGGAGCTACCCCaacctcctctgctcctcccatTTCCTCCTCATCAGCGGCCAGTGAGCAAAGCGATGGTCAGGGTAATGGGCCACTCCTCCTGGGCCAACCGTTGTTCCTACAACGAAGGGCCGGGAAGAGtgggaaggatggagagagtgAAAGTAGGGATAGTGAAGGGCCCCTCCGTCTTGTGAGGTCACACAGTGAGCCAGGCATCGGCTCCTCGACTGACACGG TTGACTTTGGCTCTGGAGGCAGCAAAGTATCTATAGACACAG GTCCGTCCTCTGAGGCATGTCTGTTGCCCCGCCCCTCTTTGCCTCCTGCTGAAGCTCTGCCAAGGAAAGGAAGTGGGAAATTAGCAGCCACAGGGGTGCAGGTCCCGTCTAAACCGCCCCCGACCTCACCACTGCATTTACCTAAAGACTGCCACCGTTCCCTCGGAGACCTTAAA GGGACTCGGGGTCTGGTGGCTCGCTTCCTGCAGCGCTCTAAACGCAATCTATCGCCCTCCTCCGAGCATGCTGGGAGCACCGGGCAGGGGCCTAAGAGGAGTGGATTCGAGGTCACTGCCACTAACCACCTGCCCATGGAACAA gtttttcTGACCCCTTGGAGCAACAGCCGAGGATACCCCAACCATCACAACCACCCCCCTCATCGCCGTGGACACCACCATTCCCATAGTGACAGTCGACACAACCGGCACCAGGGCAGTCTGGCGCCAGAGGGGATCCACCTGCGCAGCTGTGGAGATTTAAGCTCCTCGTCCACATCATCACTACGTCGATTAGTGACACCTCATCCACCGCACGGGTCATCAGGAGCTCTTTACTCAGAGTCTGCactgtga
- the fdps gene encoding farnesyl pyrophosphate synthase isoform X2, which yields MGDSTCNGTHSNKKALLSDPQMFEAQFDELVTELTERDLADPVLADALSRFKEVLVYNSPGGKRNRGLSVIASLRDLLAPTQLTQDTVRRALLVGWCIELLQGFFLVADDIMDGSVTRRGQPCWYKKDGIGLDAINDSFLLEAAIYRLLRRHCRDQPYYVHLLELFTETSFQTELGQALDLMTSTPGQIDLNRFSLERYKAIVKYKTAFYSFYLPVAAAMYIAGIESEEEHNNAKLILLEMGEFFQIQDDYLDCYGDPAVTGKIGTDIQDNKCSWLVVTALETMTPEQRAELKACYGRHDDACVEKVKALYNTLQMPTLYQKYEEESYQRLQKLIASHAQNLPHSIFLNFAKKIYKRNK from the exons ATG GGGGACAGCACTTGCAACGGGACGCACAGCAACAAAAAGGCGCTGCTGTCCGACCCTCAGATGTTTGAAGCCCAGTTTGACGAGCTGGTGACGGAGCTGACAGAGAGGGACCTCGCTGACCCGGTGCTGGCTGATGCTCTGAGCAGGTTTAAAGAg GTATTGGTGTACAATTCCCCTGGAGGCAAGAGGAACCGGGGGCTGTCAGTGATTGCGTCACTGAGGGATCTTCTCGCTCCCACTCAGCTCACACAGGACACAGTGCGGCGGGCTCTGTTGGTTGGCTGGTGCATTGAGTTG CTTCAGGGATTTTTTCTGGTGGCAGATGACATCATGGATGGATCTGTGACTCGGAGAGGACAGCCCTGCTGGTACAAGAAG GATGGAATCGGTCTGGATGCCATCAATGATTCATTTCTCTTAGAGGCTGCCATCTACAGACTGCTTCGGAGACATTGCAGGGATCAGCCGTACTACGTCCACCTACTGGAGCTATTTACTGAG ACATCTTTCCAGACGGAGCTCGGCCAAGCTCTGGACCTCATGACATCCACCCCTGGTCAGATTGACCTCAACAGATTCTCCCTGGAGAG gTATAAAGCTATTGTAAAATACAAGACTGCATTTTACTCTTTTTACCTCCCAGTGGCAGCTGCAATGTATAtt GCAGGAAttgagagtgaagaggaacacAATAATGCCAAACTAATCTTACTTGAGATGGGAGAGTTCTTTCAAATACAG GATGACTACTTGGACTGTTACGGAGACCCTGCTGTGACAGGAAAGATTGGCACAGACATCCAGGATAACAAATGTAGCTGGCTGGTGGTGACGGCGCTGGAAACCATGACACCTGAACAAAGAGCAGAGCTGAAG GCATGTTATGGGCGCCATGATGATGCCTGTGTAGAAAAGGTCAAAGCACTGTACAACACCCTACAAATGCCAACGCTGTACCAAAAATATGAGGAAGAAAGCTACCAGCGGTTGCAGAAACTCATTGCTAGTCACGCTCAAAACCTTCCTCACTCAATCTTCCTCAACTTCGCCAAGAAAATCTACAAGAGGAACAAGTGA
- the fdps gene encoding farnesyl pyrophosphate synthase isoform X1: MRRLLSLVTKAPKAVRAMLHAVSPLTLKTSSVLLCTSSFQGDSTCNGTHSNKKALLSDPQMFEAQFDELVTELTERDLADPVLADALSRFKEVLVYNSPGGKRNRGLSVIASLRDLLAPTQLTQDTVRRALLVGWCIELLQGFFLVADDIMDGSVTRRGQPCWYKKDGIGLDAINDSFLLEAAIYRLLRRHCRDQPYYVHLLELFTETSFQTELGQALDLMTSTPGQIDLNRFSLERYKAIVKYKTAFYSFYLPVAAAMYIAGIESEEEHNNAKLILLEMGEFFQIQDDYLDCYGDPAVTGKIGTDIQDNKCSWLVVTALETMTPEQRAELKACYGRHDDACVEKVKALYNTLQMPTLYQKYEEESYQRLQKLIASHAQNLPHSIFLNFAKKIYKRNK; encoded by the exons ATGAGACGTCTGCTGAGCTTGGTCACTAAAGCGCCCAAAGCAGTCCGGGCCATGCTGCACGCCGTGTCCCCGCTTACTTTAAAAACATCGTCTGTTCTGCTGTGCACCTCGTCCTTCCAGGGGGACAGCACTTGCAACGGGACGCACAGCAACAAAAAGGCGCTGCTGTCCGACCCTCAGATGTTTGAAGCCCAGTTTGACGAGCTGGTGACGGAGCTGACAGAGAGGGACCTCGCTGACCCGGTGCTGGCTGATGCTCTGAGCAGGTTTAAAGAg GTATTGGTGTACAATTCCCCTGGAGGCAAGAGGAACCGGGGGCTGTCAGTGATTGCGTCACTGAGGGATCTTCTCGCTCCCACTCAGCTCACACAGGACACAGTGCGGCGGGCTCTGTTGGTTGGCTGGTGCATTGAGTTG CTTCAGGGATTTTTTCTGGTGGCAGATGACATCATGGATGGATCTGTGACTCGGAGAGGACAGCCCTGCTGGTACAAGAAG GATGGAATCGGTCTGGATGCCATCAATGATTCATTTCTCTTAGAGGCTGCCATCTACAGACTGCTTCGGAGACATTGCAGGGATCAGCCGTACTACGTCCACCTACTGGAGCTATTTACTGAG ACATCTTTCCAGACGGAGCTCGGCCAAGCTCTGGACCTCATGACATCCACCCCTGGTCAGATTGACCTCAACAGATTCTCCCTGGAGAG gTATAAAGCTATTGTAAAATACAAGACTGCATTTTACTCTTTTTACCTCCCAGTGGCAGCTGCAATGTATAtt GCAGGAAttgagagtgaagaggaacacAATAATGCCAAACTAATCTTACTTGAGATGGGAGAGTTCTTTCAAATACAG GATGACTACTTGGACTGTTACGGAGACCCTGCTGTGACAGGAAAGATTGGCACAGACATCCAGGATAACAAATGTAGCTGGCTGGTGGTGACGGCGCTGGAAACCATGACACCTGAACAAAGAGCAGAGCTGAAG GCATGTTATGGGCGCCATGATGATGCCTGTGTAGAAAAGGTCAAAGCACTGTACAACACCCTACAAATGCCAACGCTGTACCAAAAATATGAGGAAGAAAGCTACCAGCGGTTGCAGAAACTCATTGCTAGTCACGCTCAAAACCTTCCTCACTCAATCTTCCTCAACTTCGCCAAGAAAATCTACAAGAGGAACAAGTGA